GACGATGTCCTGCTCATGACCTCCCCCCTTGAGCAAACCCCGAATGAGGCCGCGACGGTCACGCTCGACTTTGAGCAGGGAGTGCCCACAGCAATCAATGGTAAAAAAGCACCCCCTGTTCATCTCCTGCAGCAACTTAATGAATTGGCGGGGCAACACGGCATCGGCGTTGCCGACATCGTTGAAAATCGCCTGGTGGGCATGAAAATCCGCGGTATTTATGAAGCACCTGCCGCAGCGGTGATCTACAAAGCGCACAAAATGCTTGAAAGCCTGTGCCTGGATCGGCATACCCTGCACCTTAAACAATCCCTGCAGCAGCAGTATGCCAATTTAGTGTATGAAGGACGCTGGTTCTCCCCCAGTAAAAAAGCCCTGGATGCCTTTATTGCCGTCACCCAGCAGCATGTCAGCGGCAGCGTGAAATTAAAACTGTTCAAAGGCAATATCATTCCCTGCGGCATGCAATCGCCATTCAGCCTGCATAATCCCGCGTTGGCCACTTTTGAAGAGGACAGCATCTACAATCAGAAAGACGCCGAAGGCTTTATCAATTTGTTCTCGCTGTCAGCCAAAGTGTATGGCCTCGTGCATCAAGGAGGACAAGATGACCAATAAAACCTGGGGTGGACGGTTTACACAGGCACTGGATGCGCGCGTCAATGCCTTTAATGCCTCCCTGCCCTTTGATCAGGCACTTTTTAAACAGGACATCGCAGGCAGCCGTGCTCATGCCGCCATGTTGACCCGACAGGGCCTGCTGACCGCCGAAGAAGGCGCCGCCATCGACAAAGCCCTTGAGGAAATAGCTGAACAGCTTGAACAGGAGCTGCCTGTCCTTGACAATGGCAGTGAAGACATCCACATGTTCATTGAGCAACGGCTGATTGGAAAGCTGGGCGATGCCGGCAAAAAATTGCATACCGGACGCAGCCGCAATGATCAGATCGCTCTGGATCTGCGATTGTACTGCCGCGATGCCGGCCAGCAACTGACGCGTGAACTTGACGTGCTGATTACCTGCTTAAGCGAGATGGCTAAGCAGTACCAGGACAACTGGATGCCCGGGTATACGCATCTGCAACAGGCCCAACCCGTTCGTTTAGGCACTTATTTTGGTGCTTATCAGAGCATGTTTGAGCGCGATAAAAGCCGTCTTGACGATTGGTTCAAACGCATGAATTATTCGCCCCTGGGTGCCGGCGCCCTGGCAGGCAGCAGTCTGCCGCTTGATCGCGAATGGGTAGCATCCCGGCTTGGATTTGACGGCGTGGTGACCAACACCCTGGATGCGGTCAGCGATCGTGATTTTGTCATTGAACTGGTCAGTGTGGCGACGCTTGCCATGATGCATCTGTCGAGGCTCTGTGAGGATTTGATTCTATGGGCAACCAGCGAGTTTCATTTCATAACACTGAGTGATGCCTTTGCCACCGGCTCGTCGTTAATGCCCAATAAAAAGAACCCCGATGTGCTTGAACTCATTCGCGGCAAAAGCGGGCGGGTTTACGGCCATTTAATGGGACTTCTCACCATGATGAAAGGCTTGCCGCTGGCGTATAACAAGGACATGCAGGAGGATAAGGAAGCGCTGTTTGACACGGTGAATACGCTCAATGCCTGCTTAACCATCATGCCCCTCTTTCTCAAAAGCCTCACCTTCAATACCGCCTTGATGAAAGAAAAAGCAGAAAGCGGTTACCTCGATGCCACCCGGGTGCTTGAATCCCTGGTGCTTGGCGGCATGCCGTTTCGTGACGCGCACCATCAAGTCGGACTCTGGGTTGCCGAGGCAGAAGCGAAACAGTGCTCTCTAAGCGACTTATTAAAGGAGAATAAACATGTCCCTTCCTAAACCCGTTTCCGACACCCTGGTGAGCGCGCAGGCGGACGCTTCGCCCATTACCGAAGTCACCCCCAATACGTTTGTCATTAATCTGCAACAAGCCATATTCGGATTGGAAGCCGGTGTCAGCGGGGGGACTGCGTCGCTTTGGCAGCATGAGAAAAACAGCCGGCCCCTGTCGCCTGGCAAGCATTTGCTCACCGGGATGGAGTTCAATCGTGATGACGTCCAGCTGA
This Legionella sp. MW5194 DNA region includes the following protein-coding sequences:
- a CDS encoding argininosuccinate synthase; the encoded protein is MKKTINKIALAYSGGLDTSVMIPWLKDHVRGAEVIAVICDLGQQENLTAIKEKALKSGASQAFVVNVQNEFVTDYLWPLVKSGALYEEQYILGTISRPLIAQKLVEIALAQNADAIAHGATGKGNDQVRFEYTVKALAPQLEIIAPWRHWEIKSRQQAIEYAKAHGIEVPVTPKAPYSRDHNIWYISHEGGVIEDPAAAMPDDVLLMTSPLEQTPNEAATVTLDFEQGVPTAINGKKAPPVHLLQQLNELAGQHGIGVADIVENRLVGMKIRGIYEAPAAAVIYKAHKMLESLCLDRHTLHLKQSLQQQYANLVYEGRWFSPSKKALDAFIAVTQQHVSGSVKLKLFKGNIIPCGMQSPFSLHNPALATFEEDSIYNQKDAEGFINLFSLSAKVYGLVHQGGQDDQ
- the argH gene encoding argininosuccinate lyase; this encodes MTNKTWGGRFTQALDARVNAFNASLPFDQALFKQDIAGSRAHAAMLTRQGLLTAEEGAAIDKALEEIAEQLEQELPVLDNGSEDIHMFIEQRLIGKLGDAGKKLHTGRSRNDQIALDLRLYCRDAGQQLTRELDVLITCLSEMAKQYQDNWMPGYTHLQQAQPVRLGTYFGAYQSMFERDKSRLDDWFKRMNYSPLGAGALAGSSLPLDREWVASRLGFDGVVTNTLDAVSDRDFVIELVSVATLAMMHLSRLCEDLILWATSEFHFITLSDAFATGSSLMPNKKNPDVLELIRGKSGRVYGHLMGLLTMMKGLPLAYNKDMQEDKEALFDTVNTLNACLTIMPLFLKSLTFNTALMKEKAESGYLDATRVLESLVLGGMPFRDAHHQVGLWVAEAEAKQCSLSDLLKENKHVPS